A part of Thermococcus sp. LS1 genomic DNA contains:
- a CDS encoding protein translocase subunit SecF — translation MSKSKTKDIATAGEAVRAKKRQKLSFLARMEYKKMITYPLAVFIVALILLAVNFPTLGIDLQGGVVVTAYGIDANPDELAKYISDQIGVDVRVESFTGVDTNGVRVYAPVGTDPLKIINVMKVRYPDAEYTHSEVQPTFGKISQQQGIKALIFAFIAMAVVVFLFFRNLVPSLTIIFSALSDMTIAVAMMGLFGIQLTTATIAALLMLIGYTVDSNILLTTKLLKRKEDTIEEAYLAAVSTGFTMTTTTLGALLILWLISTSQTIDNIAIVLIFGLLADFMNTWVLNAGVLRWYLARNAVRGGNE, via the coding sequence ATGTCGAAGTCTAAAACCAAGGACATTGCCACCGCCGGGGAAGCTGTCCGCGCTAAAAAGCGGCAGAAGCTGAGCTTCCTCGCAAGAATGGAATACAAAAAAATGATTACCTACCCGCTGGCGGTCTTTATAGTCGCCCTGATTCTCCTCGCGGTTAACTTCCCCACCCTCGGAATAGACCTTCAGGGTGGTGTGGTGGTTACCGCCTATGGAATAGACGCAAACCCTGACGAGCTGGCTAAGTACATAAGCGACCAGATCGGCGTCGACGTGAGGGTTGAGAGCTTCACCGGCGTTGATACCAACGGCGTCAGGGTCTACGCTCCGGTTGGAACAGACCCCCTCAAGATAATCAATGTGATGAAAGTCAGATATCCAGACGCGGAGTACACACACAGCGAAGTTCAGCCGACCTTTGGTAAGATTTCGCAGCAGCAGGGAATAAAGGCCCTTATCTTTGCGTTCATTGCAATGGCCGTTGTTGTGTTCCTGTTCTTCAGGAACCTTGTCCCGTCGCTCACGATAATCTTCTCGGCCCTCTCGGACATGACCATTGCGGTTGCCATGATGGGACTCTTCGGGATACAGCTCACCACTGCGACGATAGCTGCACTGCTCATGCTCATCGGTTACACCGTGGACAGCAACATCCTCCTTACCACGAAGCTCCTCAAAAGGAAGGAGGACACCATAGAGGAAGCATACCTCGCGGCGGTCTCCACTGGATTCACTATGACCACAACGACCCTCGGTGCACTCCTCATCCTCTGGCTCATATCGACATCCCAGACCATAGATAACATAGCAATAGTCCTCATCTTCGGTCTCCTTGCGGACTTCATGAACACATGGGTGCTCAACGCCGGAGTGCTGAGGTGGTACCTCGCCAGAAACGCCGTCAGGGGTGGTAACGAATGA
- a CDS encoding preprotein translocase subunit SecD, with translation MKRRTKKLLLNWRIILLTLVLIGSIATLAVRPLTFGIDIAGGVAIVAQTEHPVDADTMQLVVDSLQKRLNTLGVKDITVEAQGDQIVLVKVANVTTPEEANQIKNVIESQGVFYMEFGGVIFGTGRDVEYVGIYQIKSDNTWAVPFRISKSAAEKFAELAKGKAGWPVDMFLDPPVNSLMVVSESVYKTLNSSEFNAQAPEAPTLMERITKAFNITVVTYANQSADEIAKLAEGKEKVVLVDVPQELQPELENMNVTVRFVPRNPGESDHSLIIRVLGLYGPYSVGEGLATGTPQQEVQITGTAPDRLTAEQEASTIYTVLKSGSLPVKLTVVGMEFISPRLGEGFKNQALYAGIGALIAVLLIVYFHYRNWKIALPVASTSLFEAIIILGFAALIQWNLDLPSIAGIIAAIGTGVDQQIVITDELLGGEKTTKITRRSSVLKRMGRAFFVIFASAATTIAAMSFLLVYFVGTLKGFAFTTILGVLIGILITRPAYAEIAKYILGED, from the coding sequence ATGAAGAGAAGAACCAAAAAGCTCCTCCTTAACTGGAGGATAATCCTCCTCACCCTGGTTCTCATTGGTTCAATTGCGACGCTCGCGGTCAGGCCGCTCACCTTTGGTATAGACATCGCCGGTGGTGTAGCCATTGTGGCCCAAACTGAACATCCCGTTGACGCTGACACCATGCAGCTTGTTGTTGATTCCCTCCAGAAGAGGCTGAACACCCTTGGTGTTAAGGACATAACCGTCGAGGCCCAGGGAGACCAGATAGTGCTCGTCAAAGTCGCCAACGTGACGACTCCTGAGGAGGCCAACCAGATCAAGAACGTCATCGAGAGTCAGGGTGTCTTTTACATGGAGTTTGGGGGTGTAATCTTCGGAACCGGCCGGGACGTCGAGTACGTGGGTATATACCAGATAAAGTCTGACAACACATGGGCCGTTCCCTTTAGGATATCCAAGAGCGCCGCTGAAAAGTTTGCCGAGCTGGCCAAGGGTAAGGCCGGCTGGCCCGTCGATATGTTCCTTGACCCGCCCGTTAACTCCCTCATGGTCGTTTCGGAGAGCGTTTACAAAACCCTGAACAGCTCGGAGTTCAACGCTCAGGCTCCGGAAGCTCCGACCCTTATGGAGAGGATAACGAAGGCTTTCAACATAACCGTCGTCACCTACGCCAACCAGAGCGCTGATGAGATTGCCAAGCTCGCCGAGGGTAAGGAGAAGGTCGTTCTCGTGGACGTTCCTCAGGAACTCCAGCCCGAGCTGGAGAACATGAACGTTACTGTGAGGTTCGTCCCGAGGAACCCGGGAGAGAGCGACCACTCTCTCATCATCAGGGTTCTCGGTCTTTACGGCCCGTATTCGGTTGGTGAGGGTCTTGCAACCGGCACTCCCCAGCAGGAGGTCCAGATAACCGGAACCGCCCCGGACAGGCTCACCGCCGAGCAGGAAGCCAGTACCATCTACACCGTTCTAAAGAGCGGTTCGCTCCCGGTCAAGCTCACCGTTGTTGGCATGGAGTTCATTTCCCCAAGGCTTGGTGAGGGCTTCAAGAACCAGGCCCTCTACGCTGGAATAGGCGCCCTCATAGCGGTGCTCCTCATAGTCTACTTCCACTACAGGAACTGGAAGATAGCCCTACCAGTTGCCTCGACAAGCCTCTTTGAGGCCATAATCATCCTCGGCTTTGCAGCGCTCATCCAGTGGAACCTTGACCTGCCGAGTATAGCCGGTATCATAGCTGCAATTGGTACGGGTGTTGACCAGCAAATAGTCATAACCGATGAGCTCCTCGGAGGAGAGAAAACCACGAAGATAACCAGGCGTTCCAGCGTGCTCAAGAGGATGGGCAGGGCGTTCTTCGTCATATTCGCCTCAGCAGCGACGACCATAGCGGCCATGAGCTTCCTGCTAGTGTACTTCGTTGGCACACTCAAGGGTTTTGCTTTCACGACGATACTTGGTGTGCTCATTGGAATCCTCATCACGAGGCCAGCCTATGCTGAAATAGCCAAATACATCCTCGGTGAGGACTGA
- a CDS encoding TrkA family potassium uptake protein: MFVVIMGAGRVGYLVAKMLEEEGHDVTIIEMDKERAKELSLLINGLVIEGDATDPKTLEEANIKQADAFAALTGKDDANLLACILAKHLNPKIKTSLRIGNPKNRRIFEEVTDLKRYFDFVISPEEIAAEYISRNIVTPGFDRVLFPKEGAEIVRFTIDTDSEISGKLVRDLKIPKDALIIAIYDEKGNLLIPSGDTKLPERGQVIVFAKNSVLDDVKELLEKKKPTEKRE; this comes from the coding sequence ATGTTCGTCGTGATAATGGGCGCCGGAAGGGTTGGCTACCTCGTGGCGAAGATGCTCGAGGAAGAGGGCCATGACGTCACCATAATCGAGATGGACAAGGAGAGGGCCAAGGAGCTCTCCCTTCTTATTAACGGTCTCGTTATCGAGGGCGATGCAACTGACCCGAAGACGCTCGAGGAGGCCAACATAAAGCAGGCCGATGCATTTGCGGCTCTAACAGGCAAGGATGATGCCAATCTGCTGGCGTGCATACTGGCGAAGCACCTTAATCCAAAAATCAAGACCTCCCTCAGGATAGGAAACCCCAAGAACAGGCGCATCTTCGAGGAAGTAACTGACCTCAAGAGGTACTTCGACTTCGTCATATCCCCGGAGGAGATAGCGGCTGAGTACATAAGCAGGAACATCGTCACTCCGGGCTTCGACAGGGTGCTCTTCCCCAAGGAGGGAGCAGAAATAGTGCGCTTCACCATAGACACGGACAGTGAGATATCCGGAAAGCTCGTCAGGGATCTCAAGATACCCAAGGATGCCCTCATCATAGCCATCTACGATGAGAAGGGCAACCTGCTGATACCCTCCGGCGATACAAAGCTGCCAGAAAGAGGCCAGGTAATTGTCTTTGCCAAGAACAGTGTTCTCGACGACGTGAAGGAGCTTCTGGAGAAGAAGAAGCCTACAGAAAAGCGGGAGTGA
- a CDS encoding V-type ATP synthase subunit H, with protein MEDVIKQIVDAEKQAEERIEKAKEDAKAIVLKAKEEAKLIESKIIEEAEEKAKALIEKARLEGEEEAKKILEEGEAEVEELKIKATTNFEKAISAGIELVRGS; from the coding sequence ATGGAGGATGTCATCAAACAGATTGTTGACGCTGAAAAGCAGGCCGAAGAAAGGATTGAAAAGGCAAAGGAAGATGCTAAGGCTATAGTCCTTAAAGCAAAGGAGGAGGCAAAGCTCATTGAGAGCAAAATAATCGAGGAGGCCGAGGAGAAGGCAAAGGCCCTCATTGAAAAGGCCCGCCTCGAGGGTGAGGAAGAGGCCAAGAAAATCCTCGAAGAGGGTGAGGCTGAGGTCGAGGAGCTCAAGATAAAGGCCACCACAAACTTTGAGAAGGCCATCTCCGCTGGCATAGAGCTCGTAAGAGGGAGCTGA